The Brassica napus cultivar Da-Ae chromosome C1, Da-Ae, whole genome shotgun sequence DNA segment aaacgtctTACTTTCAGTATTGCCGACCAAACAGAACTTGGATAcgcttacaaaaaaaaaacagtgtaaTAAACTACTAATTAGGAAAAATTGTTACGCACCAAACCATTGATAATATCATAAATTTACACTTTAAGTTTTCTTCAACAGCTTAATAATGCGTTTAATCGTAGACATAAACTCTTTCTCCTTCTCTGGAACCACAGAATGATATGCATTCTCCTTCCATGCTCTGTAGAAAAATGATTCTTTCTCAACAAATATGGTAGCTTTGTTTGCGTTGCACGTTCCGTTCCTCAGAGTATCCGACATTTCGTTAAGTAGCGATTCAGATTTCATTAAAGAGCTCAACTCCTCTTTCATATCATCTTTTGATTCCTTCTTCAATGTTTTCAACTCTCCCAGCAATTTCTTTGCATTCTCAATCTCTTTTGTAAGTTTGTCGTTTATgagttctttttcttcttctccttttaaTGTTGTCAATGTTTCTGGGTTTACATCGCGGAGTTTCACTAGCTTTACGTCTCTCGCTGCAGCCTCTTCGAAGTTGCATCCCAATGCGATGACTAGGGTCACAATAAGTATGATAGATTTCTTTGCCATATTGTATTGTTTCAAATTGGTTTAAGGCAAATCTTATTTGGTCATATATATGAGAGGACTGAAACTTCTGTGGGTGGTTGCCTTTACACGGAAAAATGTTGTCTAAAAGTAGAAGGTAATGTTTGATCAAAAAGAAGTAGAAGGTaatgtttgatattttgatGTCCGATACTTCTATTAGTAAAtgctataaatataaaaagttgaCTAAATGATTTaagtaaaaaagaaatatgAGAATTTTGTGGATAACCAAATAAAGATGGGTCTCCGGGTGAATACAATATGTTGACCTTCAGTTTAAGGTTATATGTACATACTATTATTAGTCACGGATAATAGTATAAAGTAACCTAAAAATCAAAGACAAGAACTCACATCTCTTCTCGCCTCTTTTCCTTTAACAAATTATTTGGAATCTGATTTCAAACTGATTGTTAAGGGAAAATTGAGCTCTATAGTCATGGCAAAGATCTCCTTATTGCTTTTGGTCGTTGTCCTTTTCTCCTCTCTCCAGGCTTATGAAGCTCACCGCATTGGAAATTTCGATAAAGGACTTGAAAAAGACTTGCACAATGCCGAGGCCATGATCGAGGAAGACTTGAAGGCCAAGAAAACGAGCACTCAAGGTTTGAAATCTGAGGTGACAACGTTGAGCAAATCTGAACAGAAGCTGAAACAACTTGGAAATGATTACAAAAAGGATACGGATGAAGCGCCTTACGGAAAGAAACTCAAAAAATTCAGCAGGCTGGTAAAAGTCAAGGAGGTACttgggaaaaaaaagaaagctgcATCCGTAATCCAAAAGATCTTGAAGGATTTTGGGCTAAACGGAGGGAGGGAATGACAAAAGATAATAATTAGGGTTTGATTACTATTCAAAGAAGGTTTGAACTTGTTCATTGAGTTTAGCTTTACAAGTGAGAGGAGATATAATAATTTCCCCCATAGTATACTAGTTGCATCATAATGTAATT contains these protein-coding regions:
- the LOC125580835 gene encoding uncharacterized protein LOC125580835 codes for the protein MAKKSIILIVTLVIALGCNFEEAAARDVKLVKLRDVNPETLTTLKGEEEKELINDKLTKEIENAKKLLGELKTLKKESKDDMKEELSSLMKSESLLNEMSDTLRNGTCNANKATIFVEKESFFYRAWKENAYHSVVPEKEKEFMSTIKRIIKLLKKT
- the LOC106433418 gene encoding uncharacterized protein LOC106433418, translated to MAKISLLLLVVVLFSSLQAYEAHRIGNFDKGLEKDLHNAEAMIEEDLKAKKTSTQGLKSEVTTLSKSEQKLKQLGNDYKKDTDEAPYGKKLKKFSRLVKVKEVLGKKKKAASVIQKILKDFGLNGGRE